From one Humulus lupulus chromosome 8, drHumLupu1.1, whole genome shotgun sequence genomic stretch:
- the LOC133794005 gene encoding WUSCHEL-related homeobox 5, translated as MEEGLSGFCIKASSVRGTSTGTTNNTSAAGTKCGRWNPTTEQVKVLTDLFRSGLRTPSTDQIQKISTQLSFYGKIESKNVFYWFQNHKARERQKRRKVSIDDLDHHHHHLHKDFLILREEMISSSPKRYAEIYHHHHHYDNVSEPERVIETLQLFPINPFGESDSEKLRYECKETASFPYTFETEMNHPPLDLCLSFFTS; from the exons ATGGAAGAGGGTTTGTCAGGCTTTTGCATAAAAGCATCAAGTGTTCGTGGTACTAGTACAGGTACCACTAATAATACTAGTGCTGCTGGTACTAAGTGCGGTCGTTGGAACCCTACTACTGAACAAGTCAAAGTTCTGACTGATCTGTTTAGGTCTGGACTCAGAACCCCTAGCACTGATCAGATTCAGAAGATCTCTACTCAGCTCAGCTTTTATGGTAAGATTGAGAGTAAGAACGTCTTTTACTGGTTTCAGAACCATAAAGCTAGGGAAAGACAGAAGCGTCGTAAGGTTTCTATTGATGATCTTgatcaccatcaccatcatctTCACAAGGATTTCCTCATTCTTCGAGAGGAAATGATTTCATCATCTCCAAAac GTTATGCAGAAATATatcatcaccatcaccattaTGATAATGTTTCGGAGCCCGAAAGAGTGATTGAAACACTGCAGCTTTTTCCAATAAATCCATTTGGGGAGTCAGATTCAGAGAAGCTGAGATATGAATGCAAAGAAACAGCATCGTTTCCATACACATTTGAGACAGAGATGAACCATCCACCACTGGATCTGTGCTTAAGTTTTTTCACATCTTAA